A region of Plasmodium falciparum 3D7 genome assembly, chromosome: 12 DNA encodes the following proteins:
- a CDS encoding hydroxyethylthiazole kinase, whose product MRKYNFFTKSRLFSTLTKINSVKEYHDDIIKCIEKVRVINPLVHCITNRVTTEKVANSLLAFGSSPAMIDNPKEVEEFAKIASCTYFNLGLHTTQVENINLLEKLRKECMKDKFMLIIDPIAVGATTYRTNVIKDIILKCQPNVIKGNIAEIYYLDKGEFLGKGVDSNNNNTHNETDVINSARNVALKYNCAVVVTSKTDYIVSPCSHYVAKINCDLKILTKITGSGCSVGALCAAATSVYPQNPFIACISATLIYKLAAFKAYQKEKYPGSLSHKIIDDIYYYSHNPHFLNFQIVDIYKAA is encoded by the coding sequence atgagaaaatataatttttttacaaaaagtCGCTTATTCTCTACCTTAACCAAAATAAATAGCGTTAAGGAATATcatgatgatataataaagtgCATTGAGAAAGTTCGGGTTATTAATCCTCTTGTTCATTGTATAACTAATAGAGTAACCACTGAAAAGGTGGCAAACAGTTTATTGGCCTTTGGCTCTTCTCCGGCTATGATTGATAATCCTAAGGAAGTTGAAGAATTTGCTAAAATAGCTTCATGTACTTATTTCAACTTAGGGTTACATACGACGCAGgtagaaaatattaatttattagaaaAGTTAAGAAAAGAATGTATGAAAGATAAATTTATGTTAATTATAGATCCAATAGCTGTTGGAGCAACAACCTATAGAACTAATGTTATTAaagatataattttaaaatgcCAACCTAATGTAATAAAAGGTAATATTGCtgaaatttattatttagatAAAGGAGAATTTTTGGGGAAGGGTGtagatagtaataataacaatactCATAATGAAACAGATGTAATTAATAGTGCCAGAAATGTtgcattaaaatataattgtgCTGTAGTAGTTACATCAAAAACAGATTATATTGTTAGTCCATGTTCTCATTATGTAGCCAAAATTAATTGTGATTTAAAAATTCTGACAAAAATTACTGGGTCAGGTTGTTCTGTTGGTGCCCTTTGTGCAGCAGCTACTTCAGTATATCCTCAAAACCCATTCATAGCATGTATATCTGCTActcttatatataaattggcAGCATTCAAAGCATATCAAAAAGAAAAGTATCCAGGTTCCCTAAGTCATAAAATTATTGATGATATTTATTACTATTCACATAATCCTCATTTTCTCAATTTCCAAATCGTAGATATTTACAAAGCAGCATAA